TCAACCCCTTGCCCATCCTCACCTGCCGGCGTATCGATGGCCTTGAAACAACCGCTGGCCTCAACCCCACCTTCGGGGGAATAGAACCGATAAGTGGGTGCATAGATATCGCTCCTCTGGGAGCCCCCACGAGCGATACGCGTCAATGCATTCACCCTCACCTCCACATATAACGCTAATACGAACAATTAGCATTTACTGAAAGGAGGCGAAACTAACCACTCGACGAAGTTGCGTCAATTTATTTCTAGGGCTCTAGCCTGGGCCTTGCTGACTCTAAATCGCGGAATATGCGGCCATCCGCAGCGAACGGGTCGACCACACACGGCTTTGGACGATAAGTGCAGCGATCTGATCAGCGCGAATAACTGCGCACGCATTGACCAATTTGATAACAGCATCGCAGCGCAAACTTCACGCGGCGCTGCTGCTATTTACCGCGTGCCGCCAGAACACGTGTCGCCCCCTGGGTTTTCTGGCAATACCAGAACACCCGGCTAACGCCACGGGTGACGGCTACATAAGCCAGGCGCAGGCTTTCATCCTGCATGGCTTGGTCATAGCTGCTTTTAAAGAAACCCGAGTAGGCATACAGCGCATTGCGCAGCGGGTGCGGCTCGGCCGGCATGCAGTCGTCGAGGATGATTGCCACTTCCGCCTGCAAGCCTTTGGCACGGTGGATGGTGTAGGCCTTGACCGGCAGTTTTTTATCCAGCTGCGCGGTAATGGCCTGCAGCGGCTCGTTGCGCCGACTGAGCAACAGCACCGCGTTACGCTCGCCACTGTTGCGCGCAGCGGCGTGGGCACATTGCTCTTGGATCTGCTTGAGCAGCTCTGGCAAACGGCTCTTGGCGTCGAAGCGCTGGATCAAGCGCACGCCGTGATCACCGGGCTGCGTAACCTTGATCGCCTGGCTGGTTTTCGCCTGTTTATGCTGCACACCGCCGAGCAGCGCTTCAGCGTCGCGAATAACCGGCTCAATCGAGCGGTAGTTGTTGGCCAGGGTCAATACGGCGCTGCACTTGGCGCGACCTTTACTCGGGAAGTGCCGATCAAAATCGATAAACAACTCTGGCGAGCTGCCGCGCCAACCGTAGATCGACTGCCAGTCATCACCAATCGCCATCAAACTGACGACGCTGCTTTGCTGCGTTTGAGCGCGCTGTACAGCTTGCAGCCACTGCACAATTTGCGGCGAGATGTCTTGAAACTCGTCGATCAGCAAATGGCTGAACGGCGCCAGAACCTGGGCTGCGATGCCCTGCTCGCCTGCATTCAGCCGCCTCGTCAGTTGTTGAAATGCGCCGTTGAAGGTCATCAAGCCCTGCTCGTGCAGGCAACGTTCGAAGTACGGCCAGAACAACACCAGCGCCTCACTAAAGCTGCGCGCCTGCGCCGGACAGCTCAATGCCTGCGGCTGCAAGGTCGCGATGTCGATACCAATACTCTCGATAAAGCCAGCCTGGGCGTAAAACGCCTCATACAGCGGCGCAACACTGAACTCACCTTGCAGCTTGAAGGCATCCAGCGGCGCTTTGGGCTGGCGTTTGTCATCACTCTGCGGCAGCGGCAGTTGCAAGAGGTTGTGCACCTGCTGACGGAACAGCGGCTGCTCGGCATAGCACTGCTGGTAGGCCTGCTTTAGCAACCGTTGCTGCGCCGGGCGTAAGCGGCTGGCCATCAGCGGGTTATCCAGCTCACGTCCTGCCGCCTGCTTGTCATCCAACTGCTCAAACCAGCGTGGGTTATCGAGCATGCTCTTGGCCATAGCGCCCATGGCCGAATGGAAGGTGCGCACGCATTGGCGCGCCTGAGACTCATCAAATGGGTAGTCGAAGAAGCCCAGCACTTTGAGCAACTGCTGGCGTAACTCAGCGCAGGAGGCATTGGTGAAGGAAATCACCGTCAACTGCTCAGGCTTGATGCCCAGGTGGCAAAGCATAAAGACCACCCGCAGCACCAGCGAGGTGGACTTACCTGAACCGGCGCCAGCGAAGATCCGCGTCAGTGGATCCGGGCTAAGAATCATCGCCCACTGCTCATCCGAAGGAGCGCTGAGCAAGCCTGCCGTTACGGCGCGCGCTACCTGCTCGCGCATCGACTGGCTCTGCGCCGCATCGACCGGCAGCATGGCCGGCCCGTAAATACCTGAGGTACTGGTTTTGCTGGCCGCGCGACGAGGTTTAGTCGGCGGGTTTGTGGTGCTCGACTTGGCTGCTTTACCTGCGGCCGCCTGCTTGGCTCGCCCAGCAGATTTCTTTAACGGAGCCGTCGCTTCATGCTCGGCCCGCAAATACGCGGTGGTATGAGGGAAATAGCGCGCCAGAGCAGCCGCAATGCGCCGCTTGTAGCGCTGAACAGCAGAAGGCATTCAGCGACCCAGTCATGTAGATAGATCATTGAATGATAAGTGCTTTTTACCCGGAGCTGGCGACTGACAGATGAGATGCTTTGAGCATGCTCAGCCCATGACACGCAGGTCATGGGCTGAGCGCTTGATCAGTCGAGCATACCGACATAACGCGGATGGCTGGCAACCCGCGCCAGCCAGTCACGAATGGCCGGATAAGGGCTCAGATCGAAACCACCTTCATCGGCCACATGGGTGTAGGCATACAAGGCGATATCCGCTATCGAGAAATCCTCTCCCACCAAGTAAGAGGTGCGCTGCAGCTGCTTCTCCATCACCTTGAGCGCTTTGTGGCCACGCACATGACACTCTTGGTATTCAGCCTGCCGCGCCTCGGGCAGCCCTTGGTAAAGCTGGATAAAGCGCGCCACCGCGACATAGGGCTCATGGCTGTATTGTTCGAAGAACTGCCACTGCAACACCTGGGTGCGCAGACGCGGCTCAGTCGGCAAAAAACTGCTGCCGTCAGCCAAGAAGTTGAGGATGGCGTTGGACTCCCACAGGCAGGTGCCGTCTTCCAGCTCCAGCACCGGGATCTTGCCGTTGGGGTTCTTGGCCAGGAAGGCTTCGCTCTGGGTTTCACCCTTGAGGATGTCGACCGCTATCCACTCATAGGGCAAGTCCAGCAGGTGCAGCATCAGCTTGATCTTGTAGCAGTTGCCCGAACGATAATCGCCATACACCTTGAGCATATGCCCTCCTCCTAAATTGGTTTAACCCTGTTAAATCGCTGACTGCGCCTGACGGATGACCTCAGCCAAGCGCTTCAGGCCCTCAGCTAAACGCTCCGGCGCGACGTGGCTGAAGTTAAGGCGCAGATGGCCGGGATGCGCATCCGGGTCAATAAAGAACGGTTCGCCCGGCATAAACGCCACGTTCTGCGCCAGGGCTGGCGCCAGCAGCGTGCGGGTGTCCAGCGGTTGTTTCAGGGTCAGCCAAAAGAACAGCCCTCCCTGGGGAATCTGCCAATCGGCCAGATCGCTAAAGTGCTCTTCCAGCACCGCCTGCATGGCATCACGGCGGATGCGGTAAAAGTCGCGCAGCTCGGCCAGGTGACCACGGTATTTCTCGCTGCCTAACCATTGCAGCGCTTGCCACTGGCCGATGCGATTGGTGTGCAAATCCGCCGACTGCTTGAGGCGCAGCAGATAGGGGTAAAGATCAGGGGTGGCGATCAGGTAGCCGACGCGCAGCCCCGGCAGCAAGGTTTTCGACACGGTGCCGGTGTAGATCCAACTGGCCTTGTGCAAACGGCTGACAATCGGCGTAGCGCTGCCTTGATCAAACACCAGCTCGCGATAAGGCTCATCTTCAATCAGAGTCACGCCGAACTCATCGAGCAAAGCGGCTACCGCATCGCGCTTGGCTTCGCTGTAGCGCACGGCAGAAGGATTCTGAAAGGTAGGGATCAGGTAGGCAAACGCCGGCTTGTGGTTCTGCAGACGCTCACGCAACGCATCGATCTGCGGGCCATCGGCTTCTTGCGGTACGGCGATGCACTCAGCGCCGAACAGCTGAAAGGCTTGCAGCGCGGCCAGGTAGGTCGGTGCTTCGAGCAGCACTTCGGTACCCGGGTCGATAAACAGCTTGCTGGCCAAGTCCAACGTCTGCTGCGAGCCGCTGACGATCAACACCTGGCTGGCGTCGCAAGGCACGCCCAGGGCGCGCGCCTCAGTGGCAATCGCCTCGCGCAGCGCCGGTTCACCTTCACTCATGCCGTACTGACCCATGCTGGCCGGCATATCCGCCCACTCGACCTTCGGCAGCATCGGCTCAGCGGGCAAGCCACCGGCAAAAGACATGACTTCCGGACGCTGCGCCGCGGCAAGAATTTCACGGATCAAAGAGCTTTTCAGGCGGGCAACACGTTCGGAGAAGGCCATGGATACACCGGTAGCAAAGGCAAATAAAAATAGGTCAAACTGTTTGACCGAAATACAGTTGAACTGAAATTACGATGCCCACCCCAGATACGTCAATAGGCTTGACCTTAATGATTGATCTCAACAACCTCGCCACCCAGCAAACCGCGATGGAAGCCTTCTTCTTCGGCTACCAGGCGTTCACCGCCAAGGCCGATGAAATGCTCGCGCGCCGGGGGCTGTCACGGGTGCACCACCGCATCTTGTTCTTTATTGCCAAGTACCCAGGCTTGAGCATGAAGGAACTGCTTGGTTACCTGGGCGTGAGCAAACAGGCGTTGAACACGCCGCTGCGTCAGTTGCTGGAAATGGACTTGGTGCAAAGCCTGACCGCCGAGGACGACAAGCGCAAACGTTTGCTCGGTTTTACTCGCGAGGGGGCAAAACTGGAAAAAGCCCTGCGCCGCGAACAAGCCAAGTTGTTGCAGCGCGCCTTCGATGAAGCCGGAGAAACCGCGGTCAGTGGCTGGCTACAGGTTAACCAGGCGCTGGATAACAGCCGGCAAAACCTCAGCAGTGACGATTGAAAGGCTACCTGCAATTCAGCGACAGCGAAACTGTACCGCCCTCACCTCCAAACAATTTAAAACTGTACTCCTGATTACCTGCATCGCTGTACCGCGACGCCCTACTCATCTGTCCCTAGGCTGATCAGCACTGCCTCTGAGTGCTGCGCCATGACCCTCGAATTGCTGATCGCCTTTGTCGCCTTTGCCTTTGTCACCTCGGTGACGCCTGGGCCAAACAACACCATGCTGCTGGCCTCCGGGGCGAATTTCGGCCTGCGTCGCACCCTGCCGCACATGCTGGGCATTAGCTTGGGGTTGATGCTGTTGGTGTTATCGGTCGGCCTAGGTCTGGGCCAGTTATTCGAACAGGTACCGCTGCTGTATAG
The window above is part of the Pseudomonas leptonychotis genome. Proteins encoded here:
- a CDS encoding DEAD/DEAH box helicase produces the protein MPSAVQRYKRRIAAALARYFPHTTAYLRAEHEATAPLKKSAGRAKQAAAGKAAKSSTTNPPTKPRRAASKTSTSGIYGPAMLPVDAAQSQSMREQVARAVTAGLLSAPSDEQWAMILSPDPLTRIFAGAGSGKSTSLVLRVVFMLCHLGIKPEQLTVISFTNASCAELRQQLLKVLGFFDYPFDESQARQCVRTFHSAMGAMAKSMLDNPRWFEQLDDKQAAGRELDNPLMASRLRPAQQRLLKQAYQQCYAEQPLFRQQVHNLLQLPLPQSDDKRQPKAPLDAFKLQGEFSVAPLYEAFYAQAGFIESIGIDIATLQPQALSCPAQARSFSEALVLFWPYFERCLHEQGLMTFNGAFQQLTRRLNAGEQGIAAQVLAPFSHLLIDEFQDISPQIVQWLQAVQRAQTQQSSVVSLMAIGDDWQSIYGWRGSSPELFIDFDRHFPSKGRAKCSAVLTLANNYRSIEPVIRDAEALLGGVQHKQAKTSQAIKVTQPGDHGVRLIQRFDAKSRLPELLKQIQEQCAHAAARNSGERNAVLLLSRRNEPLQAITAQLDKKLPVKAYTIHRAKGLQAEVAIILDDCMPAEPHPLRNALYAYSGFFKSSYDQAMQDESLRLAYVAVTRGVSRVFWYCQKTQGATRVLAARGK
- a CDS encoding glutathione S-transferase family protein, with the translated sequence MLKVYGDYRSGNCYKIKLMLHLLDLPYEWIAVDILKGETQSEAFLAKNPNGKIPVLELEDGTCLWESNAILNFLADGSSFLPTEPRLRTQVLQWQFFEQYSHEPYVAVARFIQLYQGLPEARQAEYQECHVRGHKALKVMEKQLQRTSYLVGEDFSIADIALYAYTHVADEGGFDLSPYPAIRDWLARVASHPRYVGMLD
- a CDS encoding PLP-dependent aminotransferase family protein, producing MAFSERVARLKSSLIREILAAAQRPEVMSFAGGLPAEPMLPKVEWADMPASMGQYGMSEGEPALREAIATEARALGVPCDASQVLIVSGSQQTLDLASKLFIDPGTEVLLEAPTYLAALQAFQLFGAECIAVPQEADGPQIDALRERLQNHKPAFAYLIPTFQNPSAVRYSEAKRDAVAALLDEFGVTLIEDEPYRELVFDQGSATPIVSRLHKASWIYTGTVSKTLLPGLRVGYLIATPDLYPYLLRLKQSADLHTNRIGQWQALQWLGSEKYRGHLAELRDFYRIRRDAMQAVLEEHFSDLADWQIPQGGLFFWLTLKQPLDTRTLLAPALAQNVAFMPGEPFFIDPDAHPGHLRLNFSHVAPERLAEGLKRLAEVIRQAQSAI
- a CDS encoding MarR family transcriptional regulator; translation: MIDLNNLATQQTAMEAFFFGYQAFTAKADEMLARRGLSRVHHRILFFIAKYPGLSMKELLGYLGVSKQALNTPLRQLLEMDLVQSLTAEDDKRKRLLGFTREGAKLEKALRREQAKLLQRAFDEAGETAVSGWLQVNQALDNSRQNLSSDD